The DNA window TCGACCAGAACCTGCTGGAGCAAGGCTCCAAACCGTACCCGGACGCCCGTCGCTACGAAGACTTCCGCGTGATGCTGGAAAAAGAAGGCGACAAGATCGACGCCGTGGTCATTGGCACGCCCGACCACACGCACGCCCCGGCCGCCGCCATGGCGATGCGCATGAAGAAGCACGTTTACTGCGAAAAGCCGCTGACCAACACCGTGCGCGAAGCCCGCGTGCTGGCCGAACTGGCCCGCGACAACAAGCTCGTCACGCAGATGGGGAACCAGATCCACGCCGGCGACAACTATCGCCGGGTGGTTGAACTGATCCAGTCCGGCGTGATCGGCCCCGTCCGCGAAGCTCATGTCTGGGTCGGCGTCGATTACGGCGGCGGTCGACTGGGCAAAACGAAGCCCGTTCCGCCGAACTTGAACTGGGACCTGTGGCAGGGTCCCGCCACGGCGCGTCCTTATTGCGACATCACCATTAAAGGCGAGCCAAAGCCGCTGCATCCGTTTAACTGGCGCTGGTTCTGGGACTACGGTTCCGGCGGCCTGGGCGACTTTGGCTGCCACTACATGGACCTGGTGCACTGGGCGCTCGACCTGACCGCGCCGACGAAGGTCTCCGCCAGCGGACCGCCCGTGCTGCCCCAGGCGGCCGGAGCCGGCTTGACGGTCGAATACGAATACCCGGCCCGCGGCGATCTGCCGCCGGTGAAACTCACCTGGAACGACGGCGGCAAGAAGCCGGCCATCGCCCGCACCCTGAAAGACGCTGACGGCAAGCCGCTGGACTGGTCCGGCGCCCAGCTGTTCGTGGGCGAGAAAGGGATGATCCTGTCGAACTACGGCAAGCACTTGTTGCTGCCGGTCGACCGGTTTGCCGACTTCACCCCGCCCGAGCCGACCATTCCCAACTCGATCGGCCATCACGCCGAGTGGATCCAGGCGATCAGAACGGGCGGCCCCACCACCTGTAACTTCACCTACGCCGGCGCTCTGACCGAGGCCGTGCTGCTGGGGGTGGCCGCCTATCGCAGCGGCCAGACCCTGGAATGGGACGCCAAGAACTTCCAGGTAACGAACGCCCCCGAGGCCCAGCAGTACCTGCATCGCGAGTATCGCAAAGGCTGGACGCTGTAGGGGCAGTGGGCCCGTCTGACTCTTGCTCTTTTTCCTACTGGTGCGTCAAGTTTCAATTTCAGGTTTGGCCATTTTCGCGCGAGCCGCTGTTCCTTTTAGTTAACCGTGGCTATCGCCAAAACGGCTAATGGGAAGAACCCGAACTCTTTGCCTTGACGCAGCACTACTCTTTTTTCTTAATCTTAATCACCACAGGGCCGGTCCACTTCCGGAACCCGGTCTACCGTGGAGTGCGGGAGAGAGGTTGAGTCCGCGATGGCTGCCGGCCGTCGCTCGGGAAGGGATTAAGATTAAGAGGAAGAGGAAGAGGAAGAGGGAGGGTGACGAGCCCGGGTGCTACCTCGGCAACACCCGGACGACCGCATACACCAGGAACTCGGGCAGCTCAAAGGAGAGCCCGTCCTGGTCCTGGCGAACGGGGAGTTCCAACGAGGTCGCGCCGGTGAGCTTCATCTCGGGCGTGACCATTTCGACGCGAACGGGCTGGAAGTCGGCCGGTAGCTTCAGGCGGACCTTGATACCGGCGACGGGGATCGGCTGCTCTTCGATAATGCCGCGGCCGGGGCTGGGCTTGCCGTCTTTCTGACGCGGTGGTTCGGTCCGGTTGTAGTTGACGAAGTGCAGCGTCAGCTCCTTTCCATCGGCCGGGCGACTGGCTGACACGCGGACCGTA is part of the Lignipirellula cremea genome and encodes:
- a CDS encoding Gfo/Idh/MocA family protein; translation: MPRIDRRHFLAATSAAAVGGYFSQTAAAEDSTSPNERLNIAAVGATGRAGADLRGVASQNIICIADVDQNLLEQGSKPYPDARRYEDFRVMLEKEGDKIDAVVIGTPDHTHAPAAAMAMRMKKHVYCEKPLTNTVREARVLAELARDNKLVTQMGNQIHAGDNYRRVVELIQSGVIGPVREAHVWVGVDYGGGRLGKTKPVPPNLNWDLWQGPATARPYCDITIKGEPKPLHPFNWRWFWDYGSGGLGDFGCHYMDLVHWALDLTAPTKVSASGPPVLPQAAGAGLTVEYEYPARGDLPPVKLTWNDGGKKPAIARTLKDADGKPLDWSGAQLFVGEKGMILSNYGKHLLLPVDRFADFTPPEPTIPNSIGHHAEWIQAIRTGGPTTCNFTYAGALTEAVLLGVAAYRSGQTLEWDAKNFQVTNAPEAQQYLHREYRKGWTL